One candidate division WOR-3 bacterium genomic window, TCCGTTGGTGTATTGAAAACTCCAGCCGTATCACCACCTTCGTGGGTTGTACCACCTAAGTGAACTATATTCACCCTTGGAGTTGTTATGGAGAGTGCCTCAACCCAGTTGTTTCCTGTGCTGGCCACTATAACAGCTCCCATCTTTTCGTTAACAAATAACCCATGAGGGTTATTAACACTCAAAATTCCGCTTCCATAAGAGGCAATAAGTTCAACAAAGTTTCCGAGGGAATCGAGTTTTACAACTTTATGAAGTTCCGGCTCTGTGATGTAAAGGTATTTGCGGCTATCCACATCTATCCCATAGGGCTTCAAAGTATCGGCAAAATTTATAACTCGCAAAAGGTTTTTATCTCTGTCAAAAACATAGATCATACAAGAATCTGTGATATAAAGATTTCTGCTAACATCCTGAGCCACACTTTTTGCATTCACAAAATCTGAATAAAAGGTATCAACAAGGTCTCCGTTAAAGTTTAATTTTAAAAGTGCGTGTGCTTCAAGAACATAGATGTAACCATCCTTTCCCACGATGATGTCCCTTATCCCATTAAAGGTCTGGTTATCCCAGGAGGTGTTCCTCACTTCGATGTAATCCTCTTCGTAAGGTAATGAACCTGGATTTTCTGGTGGTAGGGGATATTTAT contains:
- a CDS encoding NHL repeat-containing protein, whose protein sequence is MRYLKFGAFIVFILGLSCGYKYPLPPENPGSLPYEEDYIEVRNTSWDNQTFNGIRDIIVGKDGYIYVLEAHALLKLNFNGDLVDTFYSDFVNAKSVAQDVSRNLYITDSCMIYVFDRDKNLLRVINFADTLKPYGIDVDSRKYLYITEPELHKVVKLDSLGNFVELIASYGSGILSVNNPHGLFVNEKMGAVIVASTGNNWVEALSITTPRVNIVHLGGTTHEGGDTAGVFNTPTDVWSDTLGNIYVLDYGNNRVQKFRQTGEFVTQEGFSVAPVSLATSKDGAYLYVAFSNKVLKMKKPELPQNPGGGK